In the Ictalurus punctatus breed USDA103 chromosome 7, Coco_2.0, whole genome shotgun sequence genome, one interval contains:
- the si:ch73-335l21.1 gene encoding insulin receptor substrate 1-B, whose protein sequence is MESEAPSCEDVRKSGYLRKQKSMHRRYFVLRAASERGPARLEYYESEKKFRSGKAAAPKRALALETCFNINKRADAKHKHMIVLYTRAESFAVAAESEADQDEWYHALLELHCKSKALCDGNSGDYGVPSPGPAFKEVWQVKVWPKGLGQAKNLVGIYRLCLTEKTVNFVKLNSDAAAVVLQLMNVRRCGHSENFFFVEVGRSAVTGPGEFWMQVEDSVVAQNMHETLLEAMKALSEEFRQRSKSQSTTAGGGGGATASNPISVPSRRHHPNPPPSQVGFIRRPRTEPPGATGGGGTSNNASPTPRHGFARACNSSDGAKVEEGMNAGTKGVNSSSSPTTNGSCSNTPILRSTSVRAPTPVKSQHALLRSISTPAPSQAQNLSPYPGNGSEFGATGSGNTAAGGDGNGSTYNRMPLRQPSVSGSLSDYGSSDEYGSSPGEHSLLTSTIQAGSVGSSCGDEASNYILMAQKGASNSFPTDNSLPPTRRVLRRSSDRECDTERRMTSKRASLPPMALERLGTYRRGGDVEIEEDNYAIMSRSTSRESFSTRQDSESTVSGTRYLDVAAESKAEAGSCGSDGLTIGKVGGDNGYMSMLPGVTAPPVSLSHSLSVAVSDSKPADDYMAMTPNNSISLPQQIHLPTSTTDGYMMMSPNSSCSPDQRVFSGASVGRNSADSRPGSDYMNMSPISVRANSTPSPQESLKVSEKHPQQPPPKMVYSYYSLPRSYKHSSPKHFEDGSGRGKCLGSEYGNGGGQGLGSCRGTSHYQEPGVGRHLSFSSSSYSSSSASNESLGECEEKLTQVRRTAAGAKVKDSGALQQRLGSGSAKHAQGQRNRPLSLFVDVSKANTLPRVRETPAPSEPKSPGEYVSIEFKGERSIREVREVVTVPRQSSSIHASSQRPLPRPTSCVAGFLPHPCSTSSAVPPSVASEYVNMELGASPSQSSFSLTPLGFPSFPTPPTPPTSAPKAWGEQSSTPQNEEEAEVEMVHSGHRPLSASQSLDSPIACADYTEMVFGLSSDTTTSSTTPKESMLDRQEAIGPTLSLGLNLDFPMSKAPNPDHGAKVIRADPQARRRHCSETFLAPSSLSSCPISSSSSMCMISEHTQAIARRLGLDGILSGSGNLLDNPNQHANHGLTNINTTQTSSTEQGLNYIDLDLATRESSHLVVDVQTTGQTAARLFSSVLGSGASGGPGGTGGLSSNASNLNTYASIDFYKSEELRSHQGSNSSKDSTEC, encoded by the coding sequence GTAAAGCACTGTGCGATGGTAATTCTGGAGATTATGGTGTACCGTCCCCTGGGCCTGCGTTTAAGGAGGTCTGGCAAGTTAAAGTTTGGCCAAAAGGTCTTGGGCAAGCTAAAAACCTAGTGGGTATATACCGACTCTGCCTAACAGAGAAGACAGTCAACTTTGTCAAGCTCAACTCAGATGCAGCAGCTGTAGTATTACAGCTAATGAATGTGAGACGTTGTGGCCACTCTGAAAATTTCTTCTTTGTGGAGGTTGGCAGATCGGCAGTGACTGGCCCTGGAGAGTTCTGGATGCAGGTAGAGGATTCAGTTGTGGCACAGAACATGCATGAGACACTACTTGAAGCCATGAAGGCCCTAAGTGAGGAGTTTCGCCAGCGCAGTAAGTCACAGTCTACTACAGCAGGTGGAGGGGGTGGTGCAACTGCATCTAATCCAATCAGTGTTCCATCTCGTCGTCACCACCCAAATCCCCCACCTAGCCAAGTGGGATTCATCAGACGACCTCGCACAGAGCCACCAGGAGCTACTGGAGGAGGTGGCACCAGCAACAATGCTTCCCCTACACCTCGACATGGGTTTGCCAGAGCCTGTAACTCCAGTGATGGAGCAAAAGTAGAGGAGGGCATGAATGCAGGTACAAAGGGTGTTAATTCCAGTTCAAGTCCCACCACAAATGGGTCCTGTTCTAACACGCCAATTCTCAGGTCTACATCTGTACGTGCTCCCACACCAGTCAAGTCACAGCATGCTTTGTTGAGGTCCATCTCAACTCCAGCCCCTTCACAAGCTCAGAACCTCTCCCCCTACCCAGGCAATGGATCTGAATTTGGGGCCACAGGTTCTGGGAACACTGCAGCTGGCGGGGATGGAAATGGAAGCACTTACAATCGAATGCCTCTCCGCCAGCCCTCGGTTTCTGGTTCACTCAGTGACTATGGTTCTTCAGATGAATATGGTTCCAGCCCAGGTGAGCATTCTTTGTTGACTTCAACCATTCAGGCAGGGTCTGTAGGTAGCTCATGTGGGGATGAAGCCTCCAACTATATTCTTATGGCACAGAAAGGGGCATCCAATTCATTTCCAACTGACAACTCTCTGCCTCCGACTAGAAGGGTGTTGCGACGCTCTTCAGATCGTGAATGTGACACTGAACGTAGGATGACCAGTAAAAGGGCGTCTCTGCCACCCATGGCTCTAGAGAGGCTTGGCACTTACCGCAGAGGAGGAGATGTAGAGATTGAGGAAGACAACTATGCTATAATGTCTCGAAGTACCAGCCGTGAGTCTTTCAGCACACGCCAGGATTCAGAATCAACTGTTAGTGGAACCAGATATCTGGATGTAGCTGCAGAGTCCAAAGCTGAAGCAGGAAGCTGTGGATCAGATGGATTGACTATTGGTAAGGTAGGGGGTGACAATGGATACATGTCCATGTTGCCAGGGGTAACGGCTCCTCCAGTGTCCCTCTCTCACTCGCTATCTGTAGCAGTGTCAGACTCTAAACCTGCAGATGACTATATGGCTATGACTCCCAACAATAGTATCTCACTTCCTCAGCAAATCCATCTTCCTACTTCTACCACAGATGGCTATATGATGATGTCGCCAAATAGCAGCTGTTCCCCAGATCAGCGTGTGTTTTCAGGAGCCTCAGTTGGCAGGAACAGTGCAGACAGTAGGCCTGGCAGCGATTATATGAACATGTCACCTATCAGTGTGCGTGCCAACAGCACTCCATCTCCTCAAGAATCTCTTAAAGTATCTGAAAAGCATCCTCAACAACCTCCTCCCAAAATGGTATATTCTTACTATTCCCTACCCCGTTCTTATAAACACAGCAGCCCTAAACACTTTGAGGATGGTTCAGGAAGAGGAAAGTGCTTAGGCAGTGAATATGGAAATGGTGGAGGTCAAGGTCTTGGCAGTTGTAGGGGTACATCTCATTATCAAGAACCTGGAGTTGGAAGGCACTTGTCTTTTTCCTCCTCATCGTACTCATCCAGCTCAGCTAGCAATGAAAGTCTGGGGGAGTGTGAAGAAAAGCTCACCCAGGTGAGAAGGACAGCTGCAGGGGCTAAAGTAAAGGATAGTGGGGCTCTGCAGCAGAGATTGGGGTCTGGGTCAGCTAAACATGCACAGGGCCAGAGGAATCGTCCTCTTAGTTTGTTTGTGGATGTCTCTAAAGCCAATACCTTACCAAGGGTCCGTGAGACACCAGCCCCATCTGAGCCTAAAAGTCCTGGTGAGTATGTCAGTATAGAGTTCAAGGGTGAGAGAAGCATCAGAGAAGTCAGAGAAGTAGTTACAGTACCTAGGCAGAGTAGTTCCATTCATGCCAGCTCACAACGCCCCTTGCCTAGGCCCACTTCCTGTGTTGCTGGGTTCTTACCTCATCCCTGCAGCACCTCTTCTGCTGTCCCTCCATCTGTTGCTTCAGAATATGTCAACATGGAGCTAGGAGCCTCCCCTTCACAATCATCCTTCTCCCTCACTCCCCTTGGTTTCCCTTCTTTTCCCACTCCTCCGACGCCACCTACATCAGCACCCAAAGCCTGGGGTGAGCAAAGCTCAACACCACAAAATGAAGAAGAGGCTGAGGTGGAAATGGTACATAGTGGACATCGACCTCTTTCGGCATCTCAGTCACTTGACTCTCCTATAGCATGTGCAGACTACACAGAAATGGTCTTTGGATTGAGCTCAGACACGACCACCAGCTCGACAACACCTAAAGAATCAATGCTGGACAGACAAGAAGCCATTGGTCCCACACTAAGCCTGGGTCTTAATTTAGATTTTCCAATGTCCAAAGCCCCAAATCCAGATCATGGTGCTAAGGTAATAAGGGCAGACCCTCAAGCTCGCCGGCGCCACTGTTCTGAAACGTTCCTGGCACCTTCTTCATTGTCCTCATGCCCCATAAGTTCCTCCTCTTCCATGTGCATGATCAGTGAGCACACCCAAGCCATAGCACGGCGACTTGGTTTGGATGGCATTTTGAGTGGAAGTGGAAACTTGCTAGATAACCCAAATCAGCATGCTAACCATGGATTAACTAACATAAATACTACCCAGACCTCATCTACAGAGCAAGGGCTCAACTACATAGACCTAGACTTGGCTACAAGAGAGAGCTCACATCTTGTTGTTGATGTTCAGACTACTGGCCAAACAGCAGCTCGGCTCTTTTCATCTGTTTTGGGTAGTGGAGCATCTGGAGGTCCTGGAGGAACAGGAGGTCTGAGCAGCAACGCTTCAAATCTCAACACATATGCTAGTATTGACTTCTACAAGTCAGAGGAGCTACGTTCACACCAaggcagcaacagcagcaaagACAGTACAG